The Porphyrobacter sp. HT-58-2 genome segment GGGGGTGGACGAAATTAAAGAAAATACATATTTTGGAGCGAAACGTTCTTCCAAACCGAACAATTTTGCCGGAAAACGCCGATGTCGACGCTCAATCTCCACCATCTGCGCCTGTTCCGCGCCACCGCGCGCGAAGGGACACTGACGGCGGCGGCCAAGGCGCTCAATATCTCGCAGAGCGCCGTCTCCACCCAGATCAAGGCGCTGGAAACCGATCTCGGTCATGATCTGTTCGAGCGGCGCGGGCGCAATCTGGTGCTGACCGAGGCGGGGCGGATCGCGCTCGATTACGCCGATCAGATATTCAGCGCCTCCGAACAGCTCACCGCCACTTTCCGCGCTGTCGGCGGCCAGCGCAAGGTGCTGCGCATCGGCGCGCTGGCGACCTTGTCGCGCAATTTCCAGATGCAGTTCCTCGCGCCGCTGCTGGGCCGCGACGATGTCGAGGTGGTGCTGCGGTCCGGCACCCAGGCAAGCCTGCTGCGCGCGCTCGAGGCGCTGACCATCGACGTGCTGCTCACCAACCAGATCCCGGCGCGCGATGCTGCCAGCCCCTATCTGGTGCGACGGATCGACGAACAACCGGTCAGCCTTGTCGGCGCGCGTTCGCGTCTGGCACTTGCGGGGCAG includes the following:
- a CDS encoding LysR family transcriptional regulator — protein: MSTLNLHHLRLFRATAREGTLTAAAKALNISQSAVSTQIKALETDLGHDLFERRGRNLVLTEAGRIALDYADQIFSASEQLTATFRAVGGQRKVLRIGALATLSRNFQMQFLAPLLGRDDVEVVLRSGTQASLLRALEALTIDVLLTNQIPARDAASPYLVRRIDEQPVSLVGARSRLALAGQGLARLLTTAPLILPTPETALRAGFDALIERMGIVPRIAAEADDMAMLRLLARSDAGVAVIPPIVVRDELANGTLYELFQLPDITEQFSAVTIARTFPNPLLHEVLDPAGAGAGAGAGAAAGLAASRVGQ